One window of the Triticum dicoccoides isolate Atlit2015 ecotype Zavitan chromosome 3B, WEW_v2.0, whole genome shotgun sequence genome contains the following:
- the LOC119278131 gene encoding uncharacterized protein LOC119278131 produces the protein MRQADPEKKRPHRSKVYLATHKKKDDADAKNKDRNKRLDRLENLITERPELAQNLNGRVAWEGDALQEVLGKEKIGQVHGMGLLPTPKQVYGRTPRYLKNINMTTTDGSPYEVEHGVWEVIAKMKEHIKKQDQIIKDMNNKEGYVNNGIEEENLQSNDNGISRSPVLLGKTKRIQCNGPIEARSSMQHDIPEDNNLSCSHEKVGDHDVNQLQIQQNSSTPQDLVIDSVLEVREMRNITGESVSRPNQQRTRTEHPHRSKRRRSSSIKAASKVVLKTSTYPNKRNVAYGTIRSTDRRTKAGGIELGAEFALVRIDEPILDNEELVREVSDCKTIGEAFTSGYLIAWPSTFIREKDG, from the exons ATG AGGCAAGCTGATCCTGAAAAGAAACGACCACACAGATCAAAGGTTTATTtagcaactcacaagaagaaggacGATGCTGATGCTAAAAATAAAGATAGAAATAAGCGCCTG GATCGATTGGAGAATCTAATAACCGAACGACCAGAGTTGGCACAAAATTTGAATGGAAGAGTCGCATGGGAAGGTGATGCCCTGCAGGAAGTGTTAGGGAAAGAAAAGATTGGACAAGTGCATGGCATGGGTTTGCTTCCAACTCCTAAGCAAGTCTACGGTCGGACGCCACGGTATCTAAAGAACATCAATATGACTACAACTGATGGATCACCATATGAAGTTGAACATGGCGTTTGGGAGGTAATAGCAAAGATGAAGGAGCATATAAAAAAGCAAGACCAGATTATTAAAGATATGAAtaacaaagaaggctatgtcaataaTGGCATAGAAGAG GAAAACCTCCAATCAAATGATAATGGTATTTCTCGGTCACCAGTACTGCTTGGTAAAACAAAG AGAATCCAGTGCAATGGACCCATTGAGGCACGCTCGTCTATGCAACATGACATTCCTGAGGATAATAATTTATCATGTTCGCATGAAAAG GTTGGCGACCATGATGTCAACCAATTACAAATTCAACAAAATTCATCAACACCACAAGACCTTGTTATTGATTCTGTGCTAGAG GTGAGGGAAATGAGGAATATTACGGGTGAATCTGTTTCAAGACCGAACCAGCAAAGGACTAGAACTGAACACCCACACCGCTCAAAAAGAAGGCGTTCTTCTTCCATCAAG gcTGCTTCCAAAGTAGTCTTAAAGACTTCAACATATCCCAACAAGCGGAATGTTGCGTATGGTACTATTCGGAGTACTGATCGAAGAACTAAGGCTGGTGGTATTGAGTTAGGTGCTGAATTTGCTCTTGTGCGCATAGACGAACCTATTCTTGATAATGAGGAGTTGGTAAGGGAAGTTTCTGATTGCAAGACAATTGGCGAGGCTTTCACTTCAGGATACTTAATTGCCTGGCCTTCAACTTTT ATTCGAGAGAAGGATGGTTGA